One window of Lytechinus variegatus isolate NC3 chromosome 2, Lvar_3.0, whole genome shotgun sequence genomic DNA carries:
- the LOC121408396 gene encoding Fanconi anemia group J protein homolog, producing the protein MGTAKKTKRQKGVVFDDDFEDVVEQSPNPHTKAHWEMKLVTPQGRKAKAGANELSGSKNDTSPCSCSCHISKCQKMMEEEEKGMKKEGETPKPIKVPKIYFGTRTHKQIAQIIRELGRTAYKSVRMSILGSREHTCVHPEVSKSKNKNEGCKELLDNKTGGTCKYFTNVHKMKQQWQIRDYGLTEAWDIEDLVNLGRRVKACPYFSSRSLKDQAEVIFCPYNYLIDPMIRESMEIDLKGQVVILDEAHNIEDSAREAASLTVTTEQLQDAIDELDKLLSFKFREEHTRVIHSVGSSILRWINDFSTTLRQNDFDRASRMWTGQEMVAALANMGISPGTLGTLEHHLAALMEDEDERGIKEMGPTLGAATGSLFKALFVIFNFLFKDDMKFTKDYKVALLKTKAKNQFPNTNNRWIQRRRSNQAVWTLSLNFWCLNPAVAFTDFGNSVRTIILTSGTLSPMSSFASELGVAFPIQLEANHVIKSSQVWVGSLAFGPNGHSLNATYKNAETFAFQDDLGRVVLEVCKVIPYGVLCFVSSYSMMNKVIERWTATGLYDQLQSLKSVMCEARGGDKSVFDEQLREYYETIKLCEEDGLENQRITGVLMFAVCRGKISEGMDFADNNARAVITVGIPYPNVRDAQVEAKRHYNDQYAASRGLLSGGEWYEVQAYRALNQALGRCIRHKKDWGAILLIDERFSRNPKKYISGISKWVRGKVNHHSQARDALTSLSEFANLRMQTSPDADTSVFDGSQPNSQTLSPVTPSASSLNTSNLSHTPFRFGHQTSMPGTPECGQTSRMDNTNLPKQEKGMLFGRSNVGQLFIPMSKSAPTPTSNSTNDPSPLQHHIGQQGSMGSSVARGNGQCQTIAEEDREEQTKGRKSRRERKPRGKRAQEKLDAAQKVPPQQTLLTFSPAVASNANGGVSKQQLGMSLINKTNGAPNVVIMNSGTCQNAQAESTSFVSVHSVQALPSVPIHSGGVIDLTSPVKSLSNVDEVQRTHIPTPKAKLKFDDEPLPKDKEEATKTSFTSFKNKLSRFAFTKDENDNGCQKEERNDKICCRFESSCGNVSNQETLVKGKVEEVQDDHRDQRTTCVPTSDEEEEHYDEDMRRKQREEDNGTPVLFDSEMGDSGSDALEKPIPFIPQGTKAEPEESKKCSTEDISKPNEITNESNNHYAADRTVNTNEMKIERDCDRSSRRLSIKGRRNLSRRKDQSEQNEAKEDVNGTTVQETKPHMLVRRSARTRRTPKKVIDSVEKSKFCKDDIECVQCGIPLIRNLDGVACLMPEDVKNKYLSDVMATKDRGQRSSCRCAVKGVEGSIIMTDASNLVHCNSITAENKSGLRLNAFWSSEDACCYQPIVCSVCDDKRKQGPKLSSTPPVIGCSVVAAAPNSSQVVGESYIYPEEVGCCTLLLSQKNK; encoded by the exons ATG GGTACTGCTAAGAAGACAAAGCGTCAGAAGGGCGTGGTctttgatgatgattttgaggATGTTGTAGAGCAGTCTCCTAATCCTCATACCAAGGCTCACTGGGAGATGAAATTAGTCACACCTCAAGGTAGGAAAG CTAAGGCAGGAGCCAATGAACTATCGGGATCAAAGAATGACACGTCACCATGCTCCTGTTCCTGTCATATCTCTAAATGCCAGAAGAtgatggaggaggaggagaaaggtatgaagaaagaaggagaaaccCCCAAACCAATAAA agTACCTAAGATCTATTTTGGTACAAGAACTCACAAGCAGATTGCTCAGATTATACGAGAGCTTGGTCGGACTGCGTACAAGTCAGTGAG aATGAGTATTTTGGGAAGCAGGGAGCATACATGTGTCCATCCTGAAGTCTCTAAGAGTAAGAACAAGAATGAAGGATGCAAGGAACTTCTTGATAACAAAACA GGAGGGACATGCAAGTATTTCACTAACGTCCACAAGATGAAACAGCAGTGGCAGATCCGTGACTATGGACTCACAGAGGCTTGGGATATAGAAGATTTAGTCAATCTGGGAAGACGGGTCAAG GCATGTCCATACTTTTCATCCAGATCACTGAAGGATCAAGCTGAGGTTATCTTCTGTCCATACAACTACCTCATAGATCCTATGATAAGAGAATCG ATGGAGATTGACCTGAAGGGACAGGTGGTCATCTTGGATGAAGCGCATAACATTGAAGATTCTGCTCGGGAAGCTGCCAGTCTCACTGTCACAACAGAACAACTTCAAGATGCCATCGATGAGCTTGACAAGCTAT TATCTTTCAAGTTTCGTGAAGAACACACCAGAGTTATTCATAGCGTG GGTTCAAGTATCCTGAGATGGATCAACGACTTCTCCACCACCCTACGACAGAATGACTTTGATAGAGCCTCAAGGATGTGGACTGGCCAGGAGATGGTAGCTGCGCTGGCTAACATGGGAATCTCACCCGGAACACTGGGTACTCTGGAG CATCATCTGGCAGCCCTTATGGAAGATGAGGATGAGAGAGGGATCAAAGAGATGGGTCCGACCTTGGGCGCGGCTACTGGGTCACTCTTCAAAGCTCTTTTTGTCATCTTTAACTTCCTCTTCAAAGATGATATGAAGTTCACCAAAGATTACAa GGTTGCACTGCTGAAGACCAAAGCCAAGAATCAGTTCCCAAACACA AACAATAGATGGATCCAGAGAAGAAGAA GCAACCAGGCTGTGTGGACATTGTCATTGAACTTCTGGTGCCTGAACCCAGCTGTT gctTTCACAGACTTTGGGAATTCAGTTCGGACGATCATCCTGACTTCGGGAACCCTATCACCAATGAGTTCCTTTGCCTCAGAGCTTGGTGTGGCTTTTCCTATCCAGCTTGAAGCGAACCATGTCATTAAATCCTCACAG GTGTGGGTAGGCTCTTTAGCCTTTGGTCCCAATGGACACTCCTTGAATGCTACCTACAAAAATGCAGAG ACATTTGCATTCCAAGATGACCTTGGTCGTGTGGTGTTAGAGGTCTGTAAGGTGATACCGTATGGAGTTCTGTGCTTTGTGTCTTCGTACAGTATGATGAACAAAGTGATAGAAAGATGGACG GCAACAGGACTGTACGACCAGCTCCAGTCTTTGAAGTCAGTGATGTGTGAAGCAAGAGGAGGTGATAAATCAGTCTTTGATGAACAACTAAGAGAGTACTATGAAACCATCAAACTATGTGAAGAAGATG GTTTGGAGAACCAGCGAATCACAGGAGTGTTGATGTTTGCTGTGTGCAGGGGAAAGATCAGTGAAGGCATGGACTTTGCTGACAACAATGCCAGAGCAGTTATCACT GTTGGCATTCCATACCCAAATGTTCGCGATGCACAGGTCGAGGCTAAACGCCATTACAATGACCAGTATGCTGCCTCTAGAGGGCTCCTATCCGGTGGCGAATGGTACGAGGTTCAGGCATACAGGGCTCTTAACCAAGCCTTGGGCAGGTGCATTAGACACAA GAAAGATTGGGGAGCAATCTTGTTGATTGATGAGCGTTTTAGCAGGAATccaaagaaatacatttcaG GTATTTCAAAGTGGGTGCGAGGCAAGGTGAATCACCATTCTCAGGCTCGAGATGCTCTCACCTCTCTTTCTGAGTTTGCCAATCTCAGGATGCAAACTTCACCTGATGCAGA CACATCTGTTTTTGATGGTTCCCAGCCCAATTCTCAGACCTTGAGTCCAGTCACTCCAAGTGCCTCTTCATTGAACACTAGCAATCTTTCCCACACGCCGTTCCGCTTTGGCCATCAAACCAGCATGCCTGGTACTCCAGAATGTGGTCAAACCAGCAGGATGGATAACACTAACCTTCCTAAGCAGGAGAAGGGTATGCTCTTTGGTCGGAGCAATGTCGGTCAGCTGTTCATTCCTATGTCAAAAAGTGCTCCAACACCTACTAGCAACTCTACGAATGACCCTTCACCATTGCAACACCATATAGGTCAGCAAGGATCCATGGGTTCCTCTGTAGCAAGAGGCAATGGGCAATGTCAGACCATTGCAGAGGAAGACAGGGAAGAACAGACAAAGGGGAGGAAGtcaagaagagagagaaaaccTAGAGGGAAAAGAGCCCAAGAGAAACTTGATGCTGCCCAGAAAGTACCACCTCAGCAGACACTCCTGACATTTTCACCAGCTGTAGCATCAAATGCAAACGGTGGTGTTTCCAAACAGCAGCTAGGTATGTCCCTCATCAACAAGACAAACGGTGCACCCAATGTTGTGATCATGAACAGTGGCACTTGCCAAAATGCCCAAGCAGAATCAACAAGTTTTGTTTCTGTACACTCAGTGCAAGCTTTACCAAGCGTCCCAATCCACAGTGGTGGGGTCATTGATCTGACATCACCCGTGAAGAGTTTGTCAAATGTAGATGAAGTGCAAAGAACTCACATACCAACTCCAAAAGCAAAACTTAAGTTTGATGATGAACCACTACCAAAAGACAAGGAGGAAGCAACAAAGACATCTTTCACATCATTTAAGAATAAACTTTCCAGGTTTGCCTTTACCaaagatgaaaatgacaatGGGTGCCAAAAGGAGGAAAGGAATGACAAGATATGTTGCAGGTTTGAAAGTTCTTGTGGAAACGTTTCTAACCAGGAAACATTAGTCAAAGGAAAAGTTGAAGAAGTACAAGATGACCATAGAGATCAAAGAACTACTTGTGTACCTACAAGTGATGAAGAGGAAGAACACTATGATGAGGACATGAGGAGAAAACAACGGGAGGAAGACAATGGTACTCCTGTCCTCTTTGATTCTGAAATGGGAGATTCTGGAAGTGATGCACTTGAGAAACCTATTCCTTTCATCCCTCAAGGCACCAAGGCAGAACCTGAAGAATCAAAGAAGTGCAGTACTGAGGACATCTCTAAACCCAATGAAATTACAAATGAGAGTAATAATCACTATGCAGCTGATAGGACTGTTAacacaaatgaaatgaagattGAGAGAGATTGTGATAGGTCGTCCAGGAGGTTGTCCATCAAGGGACGAAGGAATCTCAGTCGTAGAAAGGATCAGAGTGAGCAGAATGAAGCCAAGGAGGATGTAAATGGAA CTACTGTTCAAGAGACTAAACCTCACATGTTAGTGCGTCGGTCTGCCAGGACAAGGAGAACACCTAAGAAAGTTATTGATTCCGTCGAG AAATCAAAGTTCTGCAAAGATGATATAGAGTGTGTCCAGTGTGGTATACCATTGATTCGCAACTTAGATG gtgtGGCATGTCTAATGCCTGAGGATGTCAAGAATAAGTACTTATCAGATGTCATGGCAACTAAAGATAGGGGTCAGAGGTCATCTTGTAGATGCGCAGTGAAAGGAGTGGAAGGATCTATAATAATGACTGATGCAAGCAATCTGGTGCATTGTAATTCTATCACTGCAGAGAATAAGTCAG